Proteins encoded by one window of Microcebus murinus isolate Inina chromosome 2, M.murinus_Inina_mat1.0, whole genome shotgun sequence:
- the GATAD2B gene encoding transcriptional repressor p66-beta yields MDRMTEDALRLNLLKRSLDPADERDDVLAKRLKMEGHEAMERLKMLALLKRKDLANLEVPHELPTKQDGSGVKGYEEKLNGNLRPHGDNRTAGRPGKENIIDEPVDMSARRSEPDRGRLTPSPDIIVLSDNEASSPRSSSRMEERLKAANLEMFKGKGIEERQQLIKQLRDELRLEEARLVLLKKLRQSQLQKENVVQKTPVVQNAASIVQPSPAHVGQQGLSKLPSRPGAQGVEPQNLRTLQGHSVIRSATNTTLPHMLMSQRVIAPNPAQLQGQRGPPKPGLVRTTTPNMNPAINYQPQSSSSVPCQRTTSSAIYMNLASHIQPGTVNRVSSPLPSPSAMTDAANSQAAAKLALRKQLEKTLLEIPPPKPPAPLLHFLPSAANSEFIYMVGLEEVVQSVIDSQGKSCASLLRVEPFVCAQCRTDFTPHWKQEKNGKILCEQCMTSNQKKALKAEHTNRLKNAFVKALQQEQEIEQRLQQQAALSPTTAPAVSSVSKQETIMRHHTLRQAPQPQSSLQRGIPTSARSMLSNFAQAPQLSVPGGLLGMPGVNIAYLNTGIGGHKAPSLADRQREYLLDMIPPRSISQSISGQK; encoded by the exons ATGGATAGAATGACAGAAGATGCTCTTCGCCTGAATCTATTGAAGCGGAGCTTGGACCCAGCAGATGAGCGAGATGATGTCCTAGCAAAGCGACTCAAAATGGAGGGACATGAAGCCATGGAACGTCTGAAAATGTTGGCACTGCTTAAAAGAAAGGATTTGGCAAATCTTGAGGTGCCACATGAGTTACCCACCAAACAGGATGGCAGTGGGGTCAAGGGCTATGAAGAAAAACTCAATGGGAATCTCAGGCCTCATGGAGACAACAGGACTGCTGGAAGGCCAGGCAAAGAAAACATCATCGATGAGCCTGTGGATATGAGTGCTCGACGGAG tGAGCCAGACCGAGGAAGGCTAACCCCCTCCCCAGACATCATTGTTTTATCTGACAATGAGGCTTCCAGTCCCCGTTCCAGCTCCAGAATGGAAGAAAGACTCAAAGCAGCTAACCTAGAGATGTTtaag GGGAAAGGCATTGAGGAACGGCAACAGCTCATCAAGCAGCTGAGGGATGAGCTACGATTGGAAGAAGCCCGACTGGTGctattaaagaaactgagacagagtCAGCTACAGAAAGAAAACGTGGTCCAGAAG aCTCCAGTTGTACAGAATGCAGCATCTATTGTTCAGCCATCTCCTGCCCATGTGGGACAGCAGGGCCTGTCCAAGCTTCCCTCCCGGCCTGGGGCCCAGGGGGTTGAACCTCAAAATTTGAGAACATTACAG GGTCACAGTGTCATTCGTTCAGCAACCAATACTACCCTCCCACACATGTTGATGTCTCAACGTGTTATTGCACCAAACCCAGCCCAACTACAGGGTCAGCGGGGCCCGCCTAAACCCGGCCTTGTACGCACCACAACACCCAACATGAATCCTGCCATTAATTACCAACCG CAGTCAAGTTCTTCCGTTCCCTGTCAGCGCACAACATCCTCTGCCATCTATATGAACCTTGCCTCTCATATCCAGCCAGGGACCGTGAACAGAGTGTCCTCACCACTTCCTAGCCCCAGCGCCATGACCGATGCTGCCAACTCACAGGCTGCAGCCAAATTGGCTCTTCGCAAACAGCTGGAAAAGACACTCCTGGAGATCCCGCCCCCTAAACCTCCTGCTCCCTTGCTTCACTTCCTGCCTAGTGCAGCAAATAGTGAATTCATCTACATGGTAGGCTTGGAAGAAGTCGTACAGAGTGTCATAGACAGCCAAG gCAAAAGCTGTGCCTCACTTCTGCGGGTCGAACCCTTTGTATGTGCCCAGTGCCGCACAGATTTCACCCCTCACTGGAAGCAAGAAAAGAATGGTAAGATTCTGTGTGAGCAGTGTATGACCTCCAACCAGAAGAAGGCTCTAAAAGCTGAACACACCAACCGGCTGAAAAATGCTTTTGTTAAAGCCCTACAGCAGGAACAG GAAATTGAACAGCGGTTACAGCAGCAGGCAGCCCTCTCCCCTACTacggctccagctgtatccagtgTCAGTAAACAAGAGACCATCATGAGACATCATACCCTTCGGCAG GCTCCACAGCCCCAGAGCAGCCTCCAGCGTGGCATACCCACATCTGCCCGCTCCATGCTTTCAAACTTTGCACAGGCACCCCAATTGTCTGTGCCAGGTGGCCTCCTTGGTATGCCAG GTGTCAACATTGCATACTTGAATACTGGCATCGGAGGACACAAAGCCCCCAGTTTGGCAGATCGACAGCGTGAATATCTTTTAGACATGATCCCTCCCCGGTCTATATCGCAGTCCATCAGTGGACAGAAATAA